A window of Pirellula sp. SH-Sr6A contains these coding sequences:
- a CDS encoding DUF4416 family protein — translation MGDIKSYPPCIQLIGAFSRYPEALDWVWDRVRQAWGDIPLLSERFAFRESEYYHRTMGEGLWKQFALCRPLYNPGCLSADKRTTNGWEEEFANLATYSEPRPLNIDPGYLAMTKLVLASTKNREHRIYLQDGVYAEVTLAFRDQKWNAMPWTYPDYQRSDFQAFFTEARRYLLSCR, via the coding sequence ATGGGGGACATCAAATCGTATCCGCCTTGCATCCAATTGATCGGTGCCTTCAGCCGCTACCCCGAAGCATTGGATTGGGTTTGGGATCGGGTTCGCCAAGCTTGGGGAGACATCCCGTTGCTCAGCGAACGATTCGCCTTCCGCGAGTCGGAGTACTACCACCGAACCATGGGAGAAGGACTCTGGAAACAATTCGCGTTATGCCGGCCGCTCTACAACCCCGGTTGCTTGTCTGCTGATAAGCGTACGACCAACGGGTGGGAGGAAGAGTTTGCTAATCTTGCGACGTATTCCGAACCTCGACCTCTCAATATCGACCCGGGATATCTCGCGATGACGAAATTGGTACTTGCCTCGACGAAGAATCGCGAGCATCGCATCTATCTTCAAGACGGCGTATACGCAGAAGTCACTCTCGCCTTTCGAGATCAAAAGTGGAATGCAATGCCATGGACGTACCCCGATTACCAGCGCAGTGATTTCCAAGCGTTCTTTACCGAAGCAAGACGCTATCTGCTGAGTTGCCGGTAA
- a CDS encoding NAD(P)/FAD-dependent oxidoreductase: protein MDQDGWDLLVCGGGVIGLSIAYQCAKQGWKVLVVDRGRFGRGASWAGAGILPAGATVEALDPIEQLRALSHRLHRRWAAELRDLTGIDSEYRECGGVYLARTPAERATLIANEMWWDDHGIAYERLTSQESRERIPALANSLPFRMDGECWWLPDDCRVRNPYHIDALVEANRRLGVHLANDREIVSFERDAGHVGAASTLIGRDQTGKTIRTLRVCLTAGAWSRQLLGLWGIETGIMPVRGQMVLYKLDAPKFPFIINEGHRYLVPRDDGYLLAGSCEEEVGFDTSTTESMISELREWAGSVLPDLKHAKVERTWAGLRPGSFDSYPYLGTVPGQENVFVASGHFRHGLHWSTGTALLMQQLMFGEETDIDLEPFRVLRGHNSK from the coding sequence ATGGATCAAGATGGATGGGATTTGCTGGTCTGCGGGGGCGGAGTGATCGGGCTCTCGATTGCCTACCAGTGTGCGAAACAGGGATGGAAGGTACTCGTGGTCGATCGCGGGCGCTTTGGGCGGGGGGCTTCGTGGGCGGGTGCTGGCATCCTACCAGCGGGAGCGACCGTCGAAGCGCTCGACCCCATCGAGCAACTGCGGGCTCTCTCCCATCGATTGCACCGAAGATGGGCAGCAGAGTTGCGCGATCTCACGGGCATTGACAGCGAATATCGCGAATGCGGTGGAGTCTATCTCGCCAGAACTCCTGCCGAACGCGCAACCCTCATCGCCAATGAGATGTGGTGGGACGATCACGGAATCGCTTATGAACGGCTCACATCGCAAGAGTCGAGGGAGCGTATCCCCGCACTAGCCAATTCCCTCCCCTTTCGGATGGACGGCGAATGTTGGTGGCTGCCGGATGACTGCCGAGTCCGCAATCCGTATCACATCGACGCCTTGGTGGAAGCTAATCGGAGACTGGGCGTTCATCTCGCGAACGACCGAGAAATCGTTTCCTTCGAGCGTGATGCAGGACATGTGGGGGCAGCCTCGACTTTGATAGGTCGAGATCAGACCGGAAAGACGATCCGTACATTGCGTGTATGCCTCACTGCGGGGGCTTGGTCCCGACAACTGCTCGGGTTATGGGGCATCGAGACAGGGATCATGCCAGTCCGCGGTCAGATGGTTCTTTACAAACTGGATGCACCGAAGTTCCCGTTTATCATCAATGAAGGGCATCGGTATCTGGTACCTCGCGACGACGGCTATCTGCTGGCGGGTTCATGCGAGGAGGAAGTGGGTTTCGACACGTCGACGACGGAGTCGATGATCTCCGAGTTGCGCGAGTGGGCAGGATCGGTTCTACCCGATCTAAAACACGCCAAAGTCGAACGCACCTGGGCGGGACTTCGACCAGGATCCTTTGATAGCTACCCCTACCTGGGGACGGTGCCCGGGCAGGAGAATGTGTTTGTGGCTTCCGGCCACTTCCGGCATGGACTCCATTGGTCCACGGGAACAGCCCTTCTCATGCAACAACTTATGTTCGGCGAAGAGACAGACATCGATTTGGAGCCGTTCCGAGTCCTTCGCGGACACAACTCTAAATAA
- a CDS encoding S1C family serine protease, with the protein MTQVIRYNGFTPTEPVAEHPSGLWLQISGCFFGLAIAFSSGWVSAQDKVQEQEGEQRTALRPALPLYFSTSLDAPTALTKVPLSDEIARIAKGTDPNNKQQLVSLQKQQTEVAKRAPLVTVNLQHGNTQGSGVIVSGDGYILTAAHVAGRPNQRIHVVLHDGTRVEGKSLGLNRNEDAGLVKIVHPVRSPDNPWPHASLGSSTDLQPGSWVMAVGHPGGWQEDRPAVVRIGRLLRNIDSTLITDCALIGGDSGGPLFDLEGKLIGIHSRIGVEVDENMHVPLDVFYKSHERLIRSEAWGSLPGFRPYIGVEGASVEDSGGRCVIERVTPKGPADRAGIEPGDIIVRFDGQKITVFKELKDSVDAMVPGDSVEVELERNSRRMIVRIMIGSLNP; encoded by the coding sequence GTGACCCAAGTGATTCGATACAACGGCTTTACTCCTACTGAGCCGGTCGCCGAGCATCCGTCCGGTTTGTGGCTCCAGATTTCCGGTTGCTTCTTCGGTCTCGCCATCGCCTTTTCAAGCGGATGGGTCAGCGCACAGGACAAGGTCCAAGAGCAAGAGGGGGAGCAACGAACGGCTCTTCGCCCCGCTCTTCCGCTCTACTTCTCGACTTCTTTGGACGCTCCCACTGCCCTCACCAAGGTGCCTCTGTCCGATGAGATCGCGAGGATCGCGAAAGGGACCGATCCCAACAACAAACAACAACTGGTCAGCTTGCAAAAGCAGCAAACCGAAGTCGCGAAGCGTGCGCCCTTGGTCACGGTCAATTTGCAACACGGCAATACACAGGGGAGCGGAGTCATCGTTAGCGGCGACGGATACATCCTGACCGCCGCACACGTGGCCGGTCGTCCCAATCAACGGATCCATGTTGTCTTGCACGATGGAACCCGCGTTGAGGGCAAGTCGCTAGGTCTCAACCGCAATGAAGATGCCGGGTTGGTCAAGATCGTCCATCCCGTCCGAAGCCCCGACAACCCTTGGCCACACGCGTCGCTAGGAAGTTCGACCGATCTGCAACCAGGTAGTTGGGTGATGGCGGTCGGTCACCCCGGCGGTTGGCAGGAAGATCGCCCAGCGGTGGTTCGAATCGGACGATTACTTCGCAACATCGACTCGACCTTGATCACCGATTGCGCATTGATCGGAGGAGATAGTGGCGGTCCCCTGTTCGACCTGGAAGGCAAGCTGATTGGAATCCACAGCCGGATCGGCGTTGAAGTCGACGAAAACATGCACGTCCCGCTCGATGTCTTCTACAAAAGTCACGAGCGATTGATCCGCAGTGAAGCATGGGGATCGCTCCCCGGCTTTCGCCCCTACATTGGTGTAGAGGGAGCGAGTGTTGAAGATAGCGGAGGCCGCTGCGTGATCGAGCGGGTTACCCCGAAAGGGCCCGCGGATCGGGCAGGCATTGAACCGGGTGACATCATTGTGCGGTTTGACGGTCAAAAGATCACCGTGTTCAAAGAACTGAAAGATTCCGTCGATGCAATGGTTCCGGGTGATTCGGTAGAAGTCGAATTGGAACGCAATTCGAGAAGAATGATCGTGCGAATCATGATCGGTTCCTTGAACCCTTAA
- a CDS encoding fatty acid desaturase CarF family protein, translating to MSSSRVRVHDGSSQPTFLFESFCVLSAYGLVFIHLLRVFQHGSPWHWGCVIAILLGWIAADFVSGMVHWLADTWGSESMLWIGPRFLRPFRVHHVTPTSFLDCKFMDTNGDTALLGIPFLLAIFAIPLSTFAGSIAAIFLISFCLFALPTNQIHQWAHMPSPPRAVQWLQRSGLILSRVAHDRHHSDGHQQHYCITTGFCNSGLEKIRFFPVLERVVTKLTGLKPRQDEAAHAESKHVETLP from the coding sequence ATGAGTTCATCGCGAGTTAGGGTTCACGACGGTTCAAGCCAACCGACATTCTTGTTCGAATCGTTCTGTGTTTTGAGTGCGTACGGTTTGGTATTCATCCATCTCCTTCGTGTTTTTCAACATGGGAGCCCATGGCATTGGGGATGCGTCATTGCGATCCTCTTGGGGTGGATTGCAGCGGACTTTGTGAGCGGAATGGTTCACTGGCTGGCTGATACTTGGGGGAGCGAGTCGATGTTATGGATCGGTCCCAGGTTTCTCCGACCGTTTCGCGTTCATCATGTGACTCCGACCTCTTTTCTTGATTGCAAGTTCATGGACACCAATGGAGACACGGCACTCCTAGGAATCCCGTTTCTACTCGCCATATTCGCAATTCCCTTATCCACTTTCGCTGGATCGATCGCAGCTATCTTTTTGATTTCGTTTTGTCTCTTTGCACTTCCGACCAATCAGATCCACCAGTGGGCGCATATGCCATCGCCTCCTCGTGCGGTCCAGTGGTTGCAGCGCAGTGGATTGATTTTATCTCGAGTTGCGCACGATCGTCATCATTCCGACGGCCACCAGCAACATTACTGCATTACGACCGGCTTCTGCAATTCGGGTCTTGAGAAGATACGATTCTTTCCCGTATTAGAACGTGTGGTAACAAAATTGACTGGACTGAAGCCGCGTCAAGATGAGGCGGCACATGCGGAGTCGAAACACGTGGAGACGTTGCCATGA
- the rsmH gene encoding 16S rRNA (cytosine(1402)-N(4))-methyltransferase RsmH, with amino-acid sequence MVSRLTSPTVHIPVMMQEILEWSGLEVEGRSPDSSFVWIDGTLGGGGHALAMLSRMRDGDLFVGIDRDPVAVERSELRLQANRNWTCRAKLIATSYRDIPRYIQDGDIEPADGILLDLGLSSDQLADPARGFSFKLGGPLDLRFSEDSGIPASQLLQIATEKEIADIIYQYGEERFSRRIARAIVARRLDDPIETAEQLYDLIHRVIPGKIHGRIDSATRTFQALRIAVNHELDHLKEALQWLPACLKPNGRLLIISFHSLEDRMVKHAFRDHPQLEVLTRKPLLPTEREIEENPRSRSAKLRVAQRRADG; translated from the coding sequence ATGGTCTCTAGGTTGACTTCTCCCACGGTTCACATCCCTGTGATGATGCAGGAGATATTGGAATGGTCTGGGCTGGAAGTCGAAGGACGCAGCCCCGATTCCTCGTTTGTTTGGATCGATGGCACGTTGGGAGGAGGCGGTCATGCGCTGGCGATGCTTTCCCGAATGCGTGACGGCGATTTATTTGTAGGGATCGATCGGGATCCTGTTGCCGTCGAGCGATCCGAGTTGCGGTTGCAGGCCAACCGCAATTGGACCTGTCGAGCGAAACTCATCGCGACATCGTATCGTGACATCCCTCGCTACATCCAGGATGGAGACATCGAGCCTGCCGATGGAATCCTCCTCGACTTGGGATTGTCCAGCGATCAGTTGGCGGACCCTGCGCGAGGATTCTCATTCAAATTGGGTGGGCCGCTTGATCTGCGATTTTCCGAAGACAGCGGAATACCTGCGTCGCAACTTCTCCAGATCGCTACCGAGAAAGAAATCGCGGACATTATCTACCAATATGGGGAAGAGCGGTTCAGTCGGCGCATCGCGAGGGCCATCGTCGCGCGGCGACTAGACGATCCGATAGAGACTGCCGAGCAACTCTACGATTTGATCCACCGCGTCATCCCTGGGAAGATCCACGGTCGAATCGATAGTGCGACTCGTACCTTTCAGGCTTTGCGTATCGCTGTGAATCACGAACTGGATCATCTCAAAGAGGCGCTCCAGTGGCTTCCTGCCTGTTTGAAGCCGAACGGTCGTTTGTTGATCATTTCCTTCCATTCCTTGGAGGATCGGATGGTCAAGCATGCGTTTCGCGACCATCCCCAATTGGAAGTTCTCACGCGTAAACCCCTCTTGCCGACCGAACGAGAAATCGAGGAAAACCCACGATCTCGCAGTGCCAAACTGCGGGTCGCACAGCGTCGAGCTGACGGGTAA
- a CDS encoding NAD-dependent epimerase/dehydratase family protein: MTCRLIVGCGYVGMEVAKTWLAKGDRVLAVTRSASRASELRHSGIIPIIWNWLEAPGEAFLREWRGISLAESISTVLIAVSHAPVEEVPHSESHTRGLEELRQLLAKGETEDASVSQERVRWIYLSTTGVMSGVNDGSWIDEQASVQPQRPGPIAAAAAEEWIARNHADGDFVVLRPAGIYGPGRLPNWQAIRDQTPLGADPDSYLNLIHVKDLADTIVYFSEHTPKHSLYCVSDGNPVPRGDYYRFIAELGGFPEPRFASREMSGSLSASGASEALRSKPPRSSVNKRIDSRRLLSELPFRFRFEDFRSGLQDGLPFPKLPLSS; encoded by the coding sequence ATGACTTGCCGTCTGATTGTCGGATGCGGATACGTGGGGATGGAGGTGGCGAAAACGTGGCTTGCCAAAGGGGACCGTGTGCTTGCTGTTACCCGTTCTGCAAGTCGGGCATCGGAGCTTCGACACTCTGGAATCATCCCGATTATTTGGAATTGGCTCGAGGCCCCTGGCGAAGCATTTCTTCGTGAATGGCGAGGAATATCGTTGGCAGAATCGATCTCAACGGTGCTCATCGCAGTCTCGCACGCGCCTGTCGAAGAGGTCCCACATTCGGAATCGCATACGCGGGGATTGGAAGAATTGAGGCAATTGCTCGCGAAGGGCGAAACGGAAGACGCTTCGGTATCGCAGGAGAGAGTGCGGTGGATTTACTTGTCGACGACAGGCGTGATGTCGGGGGTGAACGACGGTAGCTGGATCGATGAGCAAGCTTCCGTACAGCCCCAACGGCCCGGGCCAATCGCGGCGGCTGCGGCAGAAGAGTGGATTGCGAGAAACCATGCAGATGGTGATTTTGTTGTCTTGCGGCCGGCCGGGATCTATGGCCCTGGAAGGCTGCCTAACTGGCAAGCGATCCGGGACCAAACTCCTTTGGGTGCCGATCCCGACAGTTACCTCAACTTGATTCACGTGAAAGACCTTGCTGATACCATCGTCTACTTCAGCGAACATACTCCCAAGCATTCGCTTTACTGTGTCAGCGACGGCAATCCCGTTCCGCGAGGGGACTACTACCGATTCATCGCCGAGCTAGGAGGTTTTCCCGAGCCTCGCTTTGCTTCCCGCGAGATGTCCGGATCTCTGTCTGCATCAGGGGCATCCGAGGCGCTTCGCTCCAAGCCTCCTCGATCGTCCGTTAACAAGCGGATCGATTCGCGTCGGTTGCTGAGCGAGCTCCCATTTCGCTTTCGGTTTGAAGATTTTCGAAGCGGGTTGCAGGATGGATTGCCCTTTCCCAAGCTGCCGTTGTCCTCTTAA
- a CDS encoding MFS transporter, whose product MNSSHGSAKSQTSLAWIVVALLVPVALLNYLDRQMLASMKASVMQDVAGIDNDAAWGWILALFKWTYAFVSPFGGYFADKFGRRGVIIASLFFWSLVTWATGQVTTYEQLLFARAAMGISEAFYIPAALALIADYHVGRTRSRAVGLHQMGIYAGVILGGFSGYVADSPDLGWRWAFAACGLVGILYAFPLFLVLRDSPQLNGEKRESVSILSSTKSLLSNGSFVLLVLYFTLPALAAWVVRDWMPSILKEEFGIGQGMAGVSATLYWQVAAIVGAIIGGWLADRWMMKTSRGRIYVSALGMSMIVPSMFGVGYAPQTGMLLVAILFLVLFGLGWGFFDCNNMPILCQITKPHLRASGYGLMNLVSISCGGLADWGFGELQDRNVPLFGIFSVFASVAVISIVLVLLIRPRYSDDSTASDH is encoded by the coding sequence ATGAACTCTTCTCATGGTTCTGCCAAGTCGCAGACATCTCTGGCTTGGATCGTCGTGGCATTGCTGGTGCCCGTTGCTCTGCTGAACTACCTGGATCGCCAAATGCTCGCCTCGATGAAGGCTTCGGTGATGCAGGATGTTGCTGGAATCGATAACGATGCTGCATGGGGCTGGATTCTCGCATTGTTCAAATGGACCTACGCGTTTGTCAGTCCATTTGGAGGTTATTTCGCAGACAAATTCGGACGCCGCGGAGTGATCATCGCGAGCCTATTCTTTTGGTCACTGGTAACGTGGGCTACCGGGCAAGTCACTACGTACGAGCAACTTCTATTCGCTAGAGCGGCGATGGGTATCAGCGAAGCGTTCTACATTCCCGCTGCATTAGCTCTCATCGCCGACTACCATGTGGGACGCACTCGTTCGAGAGCCGTCGGGCTTCACCAAATGGGAATCTACGCAGGAGTGATTCTCGGCGGTTTTAGTGGCTATGTGGCGGACAGCCCCGACCTCGGATGGCGATGGGCATTCGCTGCCTGCGGGCTCGTGGGAATTCTCTACGCATTCCCCCTGTTCCTCGTTCTCCGCGACTCTCCCCAACTCAACGGCGAAAAACGGGAGTCTGTATCGATTTTGTCGTCAACCAAATCGCTCCTGTCGAATGGGTCTTTCGTGCTCCTCGTGCTGTATTTCACCCTTCCTGCCCTTGCCGCTTGGGTGGTGCGAGATTGGATGCCATCCATCTTGAAAGAGGAGTTCGGAATTGGTCAAGGCATGGCAGGAGTCTCAGCAACCCTCTACTGGCAGGTCGCGGCGATTGTCGGCGCCATCATCGGCGGCTGGCTGGCTGATCGTTGGATGATGAAAACTTCCCGGGGCCGTATCTACGTGAGCGCTCTAGGCATGTCGATGATCGTCCCATCGATGTTCGGCGTAGGCTACGCACCGCAAACGGGAATGCTCCTGGTCGCAATCTTATTCTTGGTGCTCTTCGGACTGGGCTGGGGATTCTTTGATTGCAACAATATGCCGATCCTTTGCCAAATCACAAAACCGCACTTGAGAGCCAGTGGATACGGACTGATGAATTTGGTCAGTATCAGTTGTGGCGGTCTCGCCGATTGGGGCTTTGGCGAACTTCAAGACCGTAACGTTCCGCTGTTCGGGATTTTCAGCGTGTTCGCGAGTGTCGCTGTCATTTCTATCGTCCTTGTCCTCCTTATTCGTCCTCGCTATTCCGACGACTCGACCGCATCGGATCATTGA
- a CDS encoding diacylglycerol/lipid kinase family protein: protein MTDRKNTILMIANPRAGRKRPNSYWNSMEKQFKRSKNDVIRWETTSYPKHAESLAFRASLDGVSTIIAVGGDGTIHEVVNGMMQNPENRSILGWIPAGTANDYAASFTCESHGNETPSPTLVDIGILKWDEECRYFANVAGIGLSGSIADRARSMKRLPARIRYTLALLLQTGPHFGTRNFSLSVDHDRTLPCDTLMLSVAIGKREGSYPLHADANPSDGLFDWLHLGKLTRFELARHFPAMLRGNLPTNHPHVQRGRCTRLDISSSDPIAIHLDGESPNESPCPTIRSLSIEIIPRAMSCLITRSLDPQTAIPTRS from the coding sequence ATGACTGATCGAAAGAATACCATCCTTATGATCGCAAACCCGAGAGCCGGCCGCAAGCGACCGAATAGTTATTGGAATTCGATGGAAAAACAATTCAAGCGATCGAAAAACGACGTCATTCGTTGGGAAACAACAAGCTATCCGAAACATGCGGAATCACTTGCCTTCCGCGCGAGCTTGGACGGTGTAAGTACGATCATTGCAGTGGGTGGAGATGGGACGATTCATGAAGTTGTAAATGGGATGATGCAAAACCCAGAGAACCGATCCATTTTGGGCTGGATCCCCGCCGGCACCGCCAACGACTATGCCGCATCCTTCACGTGCGAATCGCATGGCAACGAAACACCTTCTCCAACTCTTGTCGATATTGGGATTCTCAAATGGGACGAAGAATGCCGCTACTTCGCGAACGTAGCAGGTATCGGCCTATCGGGCTCCATCGCGGATCGAGCAAGATCGATGAAAAGGTTACCTGCGAGAATTCGCTACACACTCGCATTGCTCCTGCAAACAGGACCTCACTTCGGAACTCGAAACTTTTCCCTCTCCGTCGATCATGACAGGACTCTTCCGTGTGACACACTCATGTTGAGCGTCGCGATCGGGAAACGGGAAGGAAGCTACCCGCTCCATGCTGATGCGAATCCGTCCGATGGCCTCTTCGATTGGCTCCACTTGGGGAAATTAACTCGTTTTGAATTGGCTCGGCATTTCCCCGCGATGTTGCGTGGAAATCTTCCGACGAATCACCCTCATGTCCAACGCGGTCGTTGCACGCGTTTGGATATCTCCTCCTCCGACCCTATCGCCATTCATCTCGACGGAGAAAGTCCCAATGAATCCCCTTGCCCCACAATTCGGTCCCTTTCCATCGAAATCATCCCACGGGCTATGTCATGCCTCATAACTCGATCACTTGATCCTCAGACAGCAATACCAACGCGATCGTAA
- a CDS encoding PDZ domain-containing protein yields the protein MKRVIQRSLGVFLVGSLASFCVLDLIDQVRLDSSLLSLAIGHGTASSNYEEGSSLLVQQGAGTLGREFQNFTDRAHQRTHRQTLRAFQDSVGDAFKSTVQIIVRNRQAALGAVVHPDGWIVSKSSEVPEKFDVKLWDQTKAIGQVRARLDDMDLVLIKVERTGLLPIQWGTSEEIPVGGWLISTDLRATPLTIGVLSVANRNIRKEKPVLGVRLGPPPTGDTGAVIESVVDGGGADRAGLRVGDIIQSIEGISYASMEEVLSRLRELKAGQSVALDILRDERKVSIAAQMMDLTSSLFDSTEMEVNGQISARATGFQNVMQHDTVLLPHQCGGPLVDIEGRAVGLNIARSGRVSSLAFHAKNLEPAIRNMMRTAGGPEEVFVQAPAVVQASASDSLSASTTAISIPTSVPTAIQVEALKPEVVLPNPM from the coding sequence ATGAAACGAGTGATACAACGGTCGCTTGGAGTATTCCTGGTTGGGTCACTCGCCTCCTTTTGCGTGCTCGATTTGATCGACCAAGTTCGATTGGATAGCTCGTTACTATCTCTGGCGATTGGACATGGCACGGCCTCCTCGAACTACGAAGAGGGAAGTTCTCTTCTCGTCCAACAGGGCGCAGGGACGTTGGGACGAGAGTTTCAAAATTTTACGGACCGAGCCCATCAGCGTACTCACCGTCAAACGCTAAGAGCATTCCAAGATTCGGTTGGAGATGCATTCAAGTCAACGGTGCAGATCATTGTTCGGAACCGACAGGCTGCTCTCGGTGCGGTGGTTCATCCCGATGGATGGATCGTGTCCAAATCCAGTGAAGTGCCAGAAAAGTTCGATGTCAAACTGTGGGATCAGACCAAAGCGATCGGCCAAGTGCGAGCGCGACTCGACGACATGGACTTGGTTCTGATTAAGGTTGAGCGAACTGGTTTGCTCCCAATCCAATGGGGAACATCAGAAGAAATTCCCGTCGGAGGTTGGCTGATCAGCACCGACCTACGAGCCACCCCACTCACGATCGGAGTTTTAAGCGTTGCCAACCGTAACATCCGGAAGGAAAAACCGGTTCTAGGCGTACGATTAGGTCCACCCCCAACCGGCGATACGGGTGCTGTGATCGAATCAGTCGTCGATGGTGGTGGTGCGGATCGAGCCGGTCTGAGAGTCGGAGATATCATTCAATCCATCGAAGGGATTTCGTACGCCTCGATGGAGGAAGTTCTGAGCCGACTGCGCGAGTTGAAGGCTGGGCAATCGGTCGCCTTGGACATTCTTCGTGATGAACGCAAAGTCTCGATTGCCGCGCAGATGATGGACCTTACCAGTTCTTTATTCGATAGCACGGAAATGGAGGTGAACGGCCAAATCAGCGCACGCGCTACCGGCTTTCAAAATGTCATGCAGCACGACACGGTACTCCTTCCCCATCAATGCGGAGGTCCTCTCGTAGACATCGAGGGACGTGCTGTCGGTTTGAATATCGCACGCAGCGGACGCGTTTCGAGCTTGGCCTTCCACGCGAAGAATCTGGAGCCAGCGATTCGAAACATGATGCGCACCGCAGGTGGGCCCGAAGAAGTCTTTGTTCAGGCACCCGCTGTCGTTCAAGCTTCCGCATCAGATTCCCTCAGCGCTTCGACCACTGCGATATCGATCCCAACTTCCGTGCCCACTGCCATCCAAGTGGAGGCCTTGAAGCCAGAGGTTGTATTGCCAAATCCAATGTAG
- a CDS encoding sterol desaturase family protein encodes MIDPLPDATSSDQVTTHSRVDGEPVRWGTGWISGVLGITLGIFGFGAVVCMRFPDWLTMPALRELYPLPVLRVLLQAVLVVGFGLGIISLSLRKKPILGGIACALAMMAALLGGAQVPIGQNTTPEGPFFGLDWFLLNLFVWTTIFIPLERMFALRAEQPIFRHGWRTDLSYFLVSAVLIQWTTIATLKPAETLFAWTVDMEWRRWIGSQPIILQILAILLITDFVQYWVHRAFHRIPWLWRFHSIHHSAEAMDWLAGSRLHIVDVLVTRSLTYIPLFALGFSEWALVIYAVLVSVQATMIHANLRFLFGPLRYFFVTPQFHHWHHSDESEGIDKNFAVHLPVWDFLFGSFFLPGNRWPRSYGVHGEKLPEGFVRQLAVPFRRAINDPMRSSRRNSEDE; translated from the coding sequence ATGATCGATCCGTTGCCCGACGCTACATCGAGCGATCAAGTTACGACGCACAGTCGTGTGGATGGAGAGCCTGTTCGATGGGGAACTGGTTGGATAAGCGGAGTCCTTGGAATCACTTTGGGAATCTTTGGATTCGGCGCGGTGGTTTGCATGCGATTTCCGGATTGGCTCACGATGCCTGCATTGCGAGAACTTTATCCGCTTCCAGTCTTGAGAGTGCTTCTCCAAGCGGTTCTGGTGGTTGGATTTGGGTTAGGGATAATCAGTCTCTCGCTCCGCAAGAAGCCAATACTGGGCGGAATCGCCTGCGCGCTTGCGATGATGGCGGCTTTGTTGGGTGGAGCGCAAGTGCCCATTGGGCAGAACACGACACCGGAAGGGCCATTTTTCGGTCTGGATTGGTTTCTGTTAAATCTCTTCGTCTGGACCACTATCTTTATCCCGCTTGAGCGAATGTTTGCCTTGCGGGCAGAGCAGCCCATATTTCGACACGGTTGGCGCACGGATTTAAGTTATTTCTTAGTGAGCGCGGTCTTGATTCAATGGACCACGATCGCCACGTTGAAGCCAGCTGAGACGCTATTCGCGTGGACGGTGGATATGGAGTGGAGGCGATGGATTGGTTCGCAGCCTATTATTCTCCAGATACTTGCAATATTATTGATCACCGACTTTGTTCAGTATTGGGTTCATCGCGCCTTTCACCGTATTCCTTGGTTGTGGCGATTTCACAGCATTCACCACTCCGCAGAGGCGATGGATTGGCTTGCAGGGTCTCGTTTGCATATTGTCGACGTACTCGTCACGCGTTCGTTGACCTACATCCCATTATTTGCGTTAGGCTTTTCCGAGTGGGCGTTGGTCATCTACGCCGTTTTGGTATCTGTCCAGGCGACGATGATCCATGCAAACCTCCGATTCCTTTTTGGCCCGCTTCGTTACTTCTTCGTGACTCCTCAATTCCATCATTGGCATCACAGCGATGAATCGGAGGGGATCGATAAAAACTTCGCTGTGCATCTTCCCGTTTGGGATTTTCTATTTGGGAGCTTTTTCTTGCCTGGTAATCGATGGCCTCGGAGCTATGGAGTTCATGGTGAGAAGTTACCCGAGGGATTCGTAAGGCAACTGGCCGTTCCCTTTCGTCGCGCCATCAATGATCCGATGCGGTCGAGTCGTCGGAATAGCGAGGACGAATAA